The DNA region cagtgttatatcagacatggcgttttcaaagacagaaacatgtacTGTACTATTACCCCTATGCTAATTTGTTGAAGTCTGAGGTAAATATTTTTTAGAGAAAGTTGTTATTcagcattttaagcatttttagatAGTTCAAAGGGTCCTTAATACATATCCaccaaatataatttatatcagGTCCCCAATTTCAtggaatttacattaaaaaatgaatgcctTGTTCTCGGGCGACTCTGGTAAATAAGAAAACTTTTATACATAACCACAAATCTTTCCCAGTTTATCACATAAATTAAGACAAGTATTGCTTGTATAGCAGGTTTTCTCAAAAGTAATGGCTAAATATACAAATGAGGCTTCATTTACTAAAATAGGCGCTAATTTGGAGAAATGTTCAAACTTGACATGTATATATAGGATGAGGTCACCTTAAAAGTTATCATTGCGGTTTAAGCAgtttaaacatataataatagccagtcagaaataaaatgtataaataatgagcttgtaatgtataaataaaaacaaaaagtgaataaaaacagaatgcaacgATGGCAGAAAATGTTTTCGATTATTTTTTTTGGAACATCCCATAGGGTCAATGGTATAGCAGTGCAGCCTCGGATGTTGGGTCCTGAACTGCCTAGACCAGCTTGTGATGTGCCCAACAGCACTGTCTCTGTATCTTTGCCAGCTCTGCCAGTGTATGCTGTGGGAACTAGGTGTGGTCCTCCAACTAGATCCTATGTTGAGGTCAAGACAGATATCTGTGCTGATGCTTTGAAGAAGAACTTCTTATGGTTGGTATGCAGACTGCACTCTGCCACAAATCAAAGTGTCCCTAGCTGGACAGGTTACAACATCTTAGCATCAAACTCTGTTGATGTTATTCCCAGTGTTGTCAGCTATCTGCCAACCATCAATGCCCCGGCCACCCAGATGGCAACTGTTCATGAGATTCTccttcaaagtaaaaacatcatgaCTTCCTTACACATCAGCAACATGTCAGTTGCCTTTGATCAGGCTCTCTACTGTAAAGTTATAGAAATTCTGTGGGCACATAGAGACAGGTTTCCCAACATTGTGCCAAGACTTGGAGTCTTTCACACTATCTGTATGTTATTGGGTGTGATTGGGAAGCGCTTCCAGGCTGCAGGCCTAAGGGACATATGCATTGAATCTGGAGCTGTGGCTGAGGGATCTGTCAGTGGTGTTTTGGATGGCCATAAGTACAATAGATCTCTGAGATTCCACAAAATCATGTATGAAGCCCTCCTGAGGCTAGTCTGGAATCAGTTTCCCCAGTGGCTCACAGAGAACCATCCTGATGCCCACGATCTCCTAGATATCCGGCCCCTAGTCTTGAGTGTCTTTTCTGAGGGTGTATCATCAACCACTGTAGAAGAATCACTTGACCGTACAGTTTTCAGAAAGGTCCATCAGTACTTCTGTGAATTCATGCAGCATCTCAGGTCTCAGCAAGGTCCACTGGCCCGCTTCTGGATGTCATATATTGACATGGTGGAGGTTGTACTAAACCTTGTGAGGGCATCACGTGAAGGAAACTGGGCATTGCACATGGCTAGCATTCGATCAATCATCCCCTGGACCTTTGCCTATGATAATCTGAATTATGCAAGGTCACTCACTGCTTACTACTCAGAGATGAGCCACATTGAACATGAGAAACCAGGTCTGtacatgtttctctgtgaaGGTGGCTTTTCGGCCCAGCTGagtgcaacaaacacatttgcaggGTTCCGATTGACCAGACCCTAGAGGAAACTGTCAATCGGGACACTCAGACAGCTGGAGGCACAAAAGGGTTTAGCTTGAACCCAGCAGCTGTCTCAAGATATTACCTTACTGCTGAGTACAAAAGCACTTACCTGTCTATATTGAAAAGCTCCCTGGGACCCCAACAAAGTGACTGTTCTCACAAGGACCTTGGGCAAAGCAGAATTGCCAAAGATGaagaacacattacaagcacTGTGGATCTGTTGGATTCTAGTTGGATAAATCCATTTGCAGGTGGTGAGTCCCTTGTTTCTCTGTCTACTGGAAGTACAGCACCAGCAGATATTGCTGAAGACCTTCTGAATGCGCACACCATTGGCGAGAATGCCTACAGAACCTTCTCTGCTGAGCGTGTTGAGAGTAATCCTCCTGCAAAGCAGTTCCATGCACCACTCTccaagaagaaactgaaaacattctCCTCAATGCAGGGAAAAGCAAAGACATGCAAAACTGGGAATAAAGAAGTTATCCTCAAAGCTGATAATCGAATATTTGCCCACATGGTACTGATTGCACAGAGTAGACAGCTCAACCTGAAGGAGGTGTTATCTCATCCCCTTGGACCACTTCCGTGGGCTCTTGCTTGTGAGGAAGACTTGCAAATCCTCACTTGCCAAGCAACTGCTCAAGTTCCCATGTGTTGCTGAATCATTGCCATTAAATTCAAGCTGCGTAATAGATGGCATGGCACTTGTTCAGAAGCTGAACGGTGATGGCAAGACATTTGCTGATATTGCAGACTATGTCTTGTCCACTGTGCTAGCTGAAGCAAGTCACAGCACCCgtgttgacattgtttttgatgTATATAATGAGGCTTCTATCAAACACATGGAGAGAGTGGCCAGAGGTGCAGACTCAGGCACAGAGGTCAGACAGATCACTGCAGGGCACAGAGTTCAGCAATGGAAGAAGTTCctacaaagcaacaacaacaaaacaaatcttgcTACCTTCTTGCTCAAAGAGTGGGGCAAAGAACAGTCTAGAACAAGAATCTGTGAAAAGGTTCTGTACACTACAACCAAAGATCAGTGTTACAAGCTGACCCAACAGGGAGTGCACAAGGTAGCAGACCTGTCGTCCACTCAGGAAGAGGCTGACACCCGTATGCTACTCCATGCTTGCCATGCTTCAAGGACTGGTCACAAATCTGTCATCCTTGTGTCTGATGACACTGATGTCTTGGTGATAAGCCTGGCTACCAGTGACGCACTCACATGTGACCTGTTCCTGAAGTCAGGGACAAAGAATCGCACTAGTTACGTAAACATCTCACAACTCGCTCGTGGTCTGGGTTCACAGTTGTGTCAGGCTTTGCCTGGTTTACACGCATACACAGGCTGCGACACTGTAAGTGCATTTGCAGGTCGTGGTAAAGTGTCAGCCCTAAAACTTCTTCAGAAGGATGAAAACTTCTGTGAGACCTTTCAGAAGGTTGGGGCAGACTCGACAATGACACCTGAGTTGTATGCAGTCTTACAGGAGTTCACATGTCAAATGTACAGCTCCAAgtccagaatcaccaacatcaatGAAATGAGGTATGCACTTTTTTGTGCAAAGAAAGGCGTAGAATCCTGGCAGTTACCTCCATGCTCAGATTCTCTCAGGAAGCACTGTCTCAGAGCTAACTATCAAGGTGCTATCTGGAGAAGATGCCTCGAGAACAACCCTGAAGTTCCTTCCCCAGTTGAGCATGGGTGGTCTAGAGTGGACCAAGATGGTGACTTGCAGCTCTCCATAGACTAGGTTCAATGTCTCCATTGGTCCACAAGCAGTACTTGAGTTTCTGTCCTGCTCATGCAAGAGGGACTGTGTCACTCCATCATGTCAGTGTGTTGCCAACAACTTGCCCTGCACTGACCTATGCCATGCAAGACAGTGCAAAAACCAGAAGGATGACTTTGCTGATGAGAAACAATCCTATTCCTCTGATGAGGATTCCGAAGAGGAGTTTGATTAGTGTCGTGGCCTTGAATGATGCAATCTGTacgaaaatgtcataaaatgtcattgaccATGCCTAAAAGTCATGACCTTGACCTTTTACAGTAATGGCAATGTCATAATTGGGTTTaccacaccttaaaacataggaatccatgtctcatttgttatttgttataccgttttttagattttcagctATGTCAATGTTCTGCTTAATTTATaggcattattttctcaaacgccatgtctgatataacactgaaaatcaccccctccaaatcagataatatgggtaaatgatacattttctgaatccttAGGGTCATGCCAGTATTAaagtgtttggattttgtttctctgatgctccctggtgccacaggattaaaagacaaaagatgacttaggcggaaatggcaggaaaatgtgtgtgattaaaagtttgaagagctccagggttggctgtacttatccaaaatgttcacaaaaggatttaaatgaaagcccagagtctcccctttaaaatgataccaaacataacaaaataaaatattccaatatgtccaatatagattttcagctgtcagtgttctgcttgatttatatgcattatttttctcaaccttagtttacattatgtgtgataactcaaaacagctactcttgtcagatggccatcatacatcattgaaaagctgagattccaggctttcagaaaaggtatggtagcctttgccactttttcGGTAACGACCAACCCCTCTGGCTCACGGACTATAAGTTTAATGTTTAAGATTGAAACCAACCATCTGCAGTATTAAAATGGCTTCTGGGCAGGACAGCAACTTACACGGCTGCTCTGAGGCAAATTATAAAGTACTTTGTTAAGTGctgatttaatgttttgataGTCTGCAGCATCCAGCAGTAACTAGATTATATAAAGGAATAATACCACAGCTGTAGAGGTGACGAACTCTCTTGATGTCTTCTTGTGTCATTTCGGTTCTCTGTCCCATTCCCTCAGCATCAATGTTTGGTATGATGGTGGGCAGACCGTTAgctgaaaaaaacccactgaaGCAGGAATAAAAACAGCATCGTAACAGCTCTGACAGAGAAAAACTGAACTGTCTTTAGATTTCAGACATGTTACCCTCCATAGTGCATGATAGACTTTATGTCGTAAGGAATTTCAAAGGTTTCGCCTTGTTGCTTCTTGAAGTTTCTCTCTTtgcctgaaaaaaaacaaaccccacTAACTCTTATTTTCACTCAATCACAAAAACATGAACCCAAAAAAATCGAATTATACATGAGTACAAACCATACCTGCCATAATATTATGAGAGAGAACTGTGATGTAATGATCGCGGTCCATCCGGGTGTGCTCATGGTGGAAGCCCAGAGCGTGAAGGATCTCGTGCACGATATTCCCCACCCTGCACGGCGGCCCGACGTATATGGGCTGCTGGCCACCGATGGAGCCCACAAATGAAGCACAGCTGCAGTATGTAGTATAGTTGATACCCAAATTAATCATCACCAATTTCATGTTTgagaccttttcttttttcacacttTAACAATACGTCCAACTATGTTAGTACTCGATTAAAGTGAAAGTTCCAGCTCTCAaattgtgagaatttgctgctttcttCATCTTATGTGATAGGATGTATTTTTCTGCAAATTTtgaggttttggactgtttatccaagaaaacaagacatctgaagaCATCACTTTAGATATTTTTCCACtcttttatgatattttataggCCAAATGAACATCGAGGCATGAGAAAATAATGAGTAGATGAATTATTGTTCACATCCCTATATTAACAACAAACGATTAAAAATCCACGTTTTAAACTCGGCCTGTgtttaaaaaactatttgacAAATGTTGCAGAAACTGTGGTATGGTTGGGGATCATAGTCATATTTTCTGGGACTTCCCCAAAATACAGACATTCTGGAAAGGAAGGATcaaggaagaaatgaagaaacTGTCATCCCCCTGGACCCAATACTTTTCTTATTGGAAAAAGCACCTGAACCCCAGTTTATCATTGATCAGTGCTATGTAATATGTATTTGTTGATGATTGCTATTAATTGCATGAAACCTAACACATCCTGGCTACCACCACTTCCAACTACTTCCCTCTGGCAGGCGATACAGGAcaattcagtcacacacacacacacactacaagactgaaaaacagcttcttcccccaagctgttaaactaatgaagATGGCCTGATCCCTCTTGCTCTTATAgattatcaatgttttatttatgtcttaaattgtttttaattgtcttaagtGCCGATGGGGaggagtgctatctaaatgttatattgttgtctgacactcaatataatgacaataaaactactaaaataaacaaacaaaaaaacatgtctgtgaTGGAACATATGACTGCCCTCCTACAGCTAAACATACCTCTATTTATAAGGAGATGGACCCCTGTTATTCTCTACCTTGGTTAAGACTTTCATTCTTGATGTGAAGTTTGGACCTATGGTGTCTATTTTGACCCTATGCAGcagtattttatttgtatgtaacTTACATATGTGTAGAATGAACCCCAACCTcaatgtgattgtgtttttatacCCTGTGCTGGTGTTGAAGAACAGGTAGTCCGTCTCAGAGTATTGCTTGTGAAAGGACACGCAAGTGTTTTTTGACACCATCTTCATAGCAGAGAGGATGTCGTCTGTCCGACTGGCtgcaaaatgaaattaaaaacagtaaattaatcACACGGGCCAGTGAGATAAGTAGATATATACATGTCTTTAatccacacacagacataacagCTCACCTAACTCTGGGCTGATGACATACGGTATATGTGTTGTTTGCCATATGTGGTGTACTGCGTTCCTGTCAGTCTGCAggagaaagtaaataaatgcagtTACAAAACAGAGCTCACAGAGTCTGAGTACTTTTCTGGTTAGTTGGTCAAGTTTTGGCTAAATGttcttcatttattaaaaaaaaaggattcaaatcaatgcagcagaaccagaggtgtcttttttttattatacacattccttgtcaaaacctggtgCCTACTCTACCCACAATGCACAAAGACAATTAGCAAAACAGTTGAAATTTAAACTGTTCaatttctgttgattgactaaacgattaataaactattttttgCAGCTCTAATTCCTGCTTTAGATGTACAGAGAAAAGCTGCATGTAGGATGAacaacacacagctgtttatTCTAGAGTCAGAATTAAGAGATGGAAAGGAACAGTCTTTAGCTTTGGTCGTATCTTCAAATGTCTAATTAAGAATTTCTAAACTGGAATTCAACTTCCACTTAATCTGTAAGTTAATATCCAGGAGTTTTTATCTGCTCTGGTGATTAATTTATCTACATACACTTAGAgtttattagtaacacctgtgtaATCTGATACAACAGCTCTGTCAAATTCTACTTTACacagtttatacattttacatttgttagtaattaacctttgtgtcgtcctcccgggtcaaacataacccgtctgttttgactgttccttctttcctccctttcttccttccttccttctctttctttcctcccttccttctttccttcctccatccccctctcttccttcctccctccctccttccttcttctttccttctgtccgtccttccttcctccctccctccctccttctctttcattcctcccccctaccttctttctttcctctgtccttctttcctcccttcctcttttcctttctcccaaTGCCaacaaaaactcaaaatgtatAGGGCTTTGCAAAAGTATAagatgttcctaataaagtgttAGCTGGGTGTACAAAGCAATTAAAAAGGTTATTAAAAATAACCTGAATAAGGAGGTAGTTTCACTCACTGGCAGCATCACATCACCCTCCATCATTGTAATGTCGTCAGACACTAGCTCTGTCAATAAagtcacaataaaacacacattaacacatatttctgctttttctaaCAGCTTTTACAACTCAGTCTCTCACCTTCTAAAGTTTCTGGGTAAGACTCCATATAATGCAACGCTATGCTGACCCAGTTTTCTTTAAAtgctgaaacaaaaacatgtttgcagaTTAAAAGAAATATCAAAACCACATTCATGTCAACATTTCTACTGAAGTTAGAACAACTCTACCTTTACTGGACTCCCGTACAGGACCGCTGTCAACTGCAACACAACAGATGAGAGAAATTTCAAATTTTTCTCTTAGagtaaaaaatcaaatacaaatgtAGACATTGATTTCTGACCATGTTTGAAGTattcagtgaataaaagtgCAGCCAGGATCAGATGCAGCATGTTCACAGAGGTCTGGGCACACTGACATGCCCTTATCACCATACTAAGTAAAATCACCTGTGAGCACCTGTCTACCTGATTCATTACTTCTTCTTTGAGGTTATTGGTGGATCACAAATCAACTTTAAAGGTGCATAACGCCACCTACTGTTTCAGAGTGTGTAGAGTCATGGAATTAGATCATCTGAATACTGATTGGTCAATAGTCCTGTCCTGAGCTCAGCAGTGATTTTAAACTCCCCTCAACTGCTCTGtctcatgtactgtatgtctaaaTATCTCCCTCTCTGCATTATATTTACTacaatgtatgaaaatgtgttctACATTTCCTAGAGTGTTCATTCTTCATCACTGGCACAGATTTGATTGACTTTTCAACATTATATACAACATGGAGTTAAAATCCTGTAATCTTGTAACGATTACCTCCTCTCTGCAGTTACAATATCCTCTTTTAGGAACAAATTGTAGGACAGGCTACaggctgcagacttactgagaacaactctggactccatcgctcccttaaaaaagaaggta from Scomber scombrus chromosome 15, fScoSco1.1, whole genome shotgun sequence includes:
- the LOC133994951 gene encoding astacin-like metalloendopeptidase; the encoded protein is MVIRACQCAQTSVNMLHLILAALLFTEYFKHVDSGPVRESSKAFKENWVSIALHYMESYPETLEELVSDDITMMEGDVMLPTDRNAVHHIWQTTHIPYVISPELASRTDDILSAMKMVSKNTCVSFHKQYSETDYLFFNTSTGCASFVGSIGGQQPIYVGPPCRVGNIVHEILHALGFHHEHTRMDRDHYITVLSHNIMAGKERNFKKQQGETFEIPYDIKSIMHYGG